A window of the Cicer arietinum cultivar CDC Frontier isolate Library 1 chromosome 6, Cicar.CDCFrontier_v2.0, whole genome shotgun sequence genome harbors these coding sequences:
- the LOC101507951 gene encoding uncharacterized protein produces MSISTTTIPSLLSPNLSFKFKPSFPFPRQQFPTTTKLHVLSPQFTRNLIGFSPRFTPSKRFATNDDESVVVGLNEAEKELQESNTMPGRFKIQFKEASEPPFKWPWFVALAFLVYAWRAVLFELSNWKNAAFGIVRFVGYALKYAFALVYQFIGNPITFTIRSIEDAIYSVQAFYSWIIACAPIPDLTIIIFLASVVLAVAETTVPNCISNQPYVLTITGLIGYAAVRGFISEPLFWTLLVGVYGFSKFIKRRDDVSSAMPVAAVLAAVGEPWVRLVVITSYTALAIYQYSKTLSKGKEVEEIEPQGKRLPVPLFLAALAIGLRVAAKWAGYRHLTWMIV; encoded by the exons ATGTCTATTTCCACCACCACAATCCCATCCCTCCTATCTCCCAACCTCTCCTTCAAATTCAAACCCTCATTCCCCTTCCCACGCCAACAATTCCCAACCACAACGAAACTCCACGTTCTTAGCCCTCAATTCACGCGAAATCTTATTGGGTTTTCCCCCAGATTCACCCCATCGAAGCGTTTCGCCACAAACGACGATGAGAGTGTTGTTGTTGGGTTAAATGAAGCTGAGAAAGAGCTTCAAGAGTCGAATACTATGCCGGGACGGTTTAAGATTCAGTTTAAAGAAGCTTCTGAACCTCCTTTCAAGTGGCCATGGTTTGTAG CACTGGCTTTTCTCGTCTATGCTTGGAGAGCTGTTCTATTTGAATTGTCAAACTGGAAAAACGCTGCATTTGGAATAGTTCGATTTGTAGGTTATGCATTGAAATATGCTTTTGCATTAGTCTATCAATTCATAGGAAATCCAATCACTTTTACAATTAGATCCATTGAGGATGCGATTTACAGTGTTCAGGCTTTTTACTCTTGGATAATTGCATGTGCGCCTATACCAGACCTGACCATCATTATTTTCCTGGCATCGGTTGTTTTAGCCGTTGCTGAAACTACTGTTCCAAATTGTATCAGCAACCAACCTTATGTTCTAACCATAACCGGTCTTATTGGATATGCTGCTGTTAGAGGCTTTATTTCTGAACCACTGTTCTGGACCCTTCTTGTCGGGGTCTAtggtttttcaaaatttatcaaaagaaGAGATGATGTTTCATCTGCAATGCCTGTTGCAGCTGTACTTGCTGCCGTCGGCGAGCCTTGGGTTAGACTTGTGGTGATTACGTCGTACACGGCCTTAGCTATTTATCAGTATTCAAAAACGCTTTCGAAAGGGAAAGAAGTCGAAGAGATTGAACCACAGGGGAAGAGACTTCCAGTTCCACTTTTTCTTGCTGCTTTAGCAATTGGCTTACGAGTTGCTGCTAAGTGGGCTGGGTATCGACACTTGACATGGATGATAGTATGA
- the LOC101507118 gene encoding uncharacterized protein, whose product MASLARGAASLTRATLSASKSPIQLIQRRGLAGAADHHGPPKVACWKDPMSPSKWKEEHFVIVSLTGWGLLIYGGYKLFAGGKKEEKLAEASH is encoded by the exons ATGGCCTCTCTCGCACGTGGAGCCGCATCTCTAACTCGCGCTACTCTTTCCGCTTCCAAATCTCCGATTCAACTCATCCAACGTCGCGGTCTCGCCGGAGCTGCAG ATCACCATGGTCCCCCTAAAGTTGCCTGCTGGAAAGACCCAATGAGTCCTTCTAAATGGAAGGAAGAGCAC TTTGTGATTGTTTCTTTAACTGGCTGGGGACTACTCATCTATGGAGGATACAAGTTATTTGCAGGAGGCAAGAAAGAAGAG AAATTGGCTGAAGCGTCACACTGA
- the LOC140920795 gene encoding uncharacterized protein, protein MENVSNVLKDDIPVVPETDDQTEKDKKDVELTQWEHNDYLFKNYILNGLANDLYDYYSSDNNTTKQVWDALKKKYDTEEVEAKTYVVSHYIKYQMTDQWKLSIMKSRKLFTRSSLKESRKQDQKYEVLLVENNQKKKFIEAVLKPNGKQLKNHNRTLKKNNKNGNPQKIAIGAPRHVCYDRAMFKIYIVVEDKKVLLGDSHTTNVVGIGDVELIFTSRKTLILKNVMHTPEIRKNLVYGFLLNKAGFT, encoded by the exons ATGGAAAATGTTTCAAACGTTCTTAAGGATGACATTCCTGTTGTTCCAGAAACAGATGACCAAACAGAAAAGGATAAGAAAGATGTTGAATTAACCCAATGGGAACATAATGATTACTTatttaagaattatattcttaatggacttgcTAATGATCTGTATGATTACTACAGTTCCGACAACAATACTACTAAACAGGTTTGGGATGctctaaagaagaaatatgatactgAGGAAGTTGAAGCCAAAACGTATGTTGTTAGCCACTACATCAAATATCAGATGACGGATCAATGGAAGCTCAGTATcatgaaatccagaaaattGTTCACGAGATCATCTCTGAAG GAATCCCGAAAGCAAGACCAGAAATATGAAGTTCTTCTTGTGGAAAATAATCAGAAAAAGAAATTCATCGAAGCAGTTCTGAAGCCAAACGGCAAACAACTAAAGAATCATAATCGCActttaaagaaaaacaacaagAATGGGAACCCTCAAAAG ATAGCCATTGGCGCCCCACGCCATGTCTGTTATGACCGtgctatgtttaaaatataCATTGTTGTTGAAGACAAGAAAGTGTTGTTGGGAGATTCCCACACCACTAATGTTGTTGGTATTGGAGATGTGGAACTAATATTCACCTCTAGAAAGACCTTAATTCTTAAGAATGTTATGCACACTCCTGAAATAAGGAAGAATCTAGTTTATGggtttcttctcaataaggcAGGGTTTACTTAG
- the LOC101507441 gene encoding uncharacterized protein, whose translation MGYNKGLNNGGSTHRGKPYVLILLMTFGAALLAVMVLHRFRERRIYNLLLNQKDHQLLALQLLLQKEREHAKELSRKNEEIKVKIYALSSQKMELARTILEMKSTVDILKDEQKLIESAFEEKQNELRMMQENGRNLVKGGSERIALRDKLKQKEAETEDLKHRLETSVNRVSIDDHPTILDQIVVANRAMEIQNRTQNDNPEKDEKSRDSSKDGEVTAEIKDKIRTNEELGKKNEDPHQDDGSAGANAKDIEAGVVEDRGKKAIREESQGQLQSIVDGGRHDFNAKQLSGMKRKHGHLSRTKGRRWRTVVKNKLMENNGIFESHEEVNMGDRKVYREEKDGTVGRNSDEKKITREDEGTDGNNQREAESVAELLKIENYDNEEDGISNNTTVDKTNNQVIEEREDSSVQQNWSGRRINNSGETKSKIFNEEHEELEVSGVQKQDKDAIDGDDDDKEDNKDDFLNESHREFEDENEKEEYKEEIDESEFQFGL comes from the exons ATGGGTTACAACAAAGGGTTGAACAATGGAGGGAGTACTCATAGAGGAAAACCATATGTGTTGATATTACTTATGACATTTGGGGCTGCATTGCTTGCTGTGATGGTGCTTCACAGGTTTAGAGAGAGACGCATCTACAATCTTCTTCTCAATCAGAAAGATCATCAGCTTCTTGCTCTTCAGCTTCTCTTGCAG AAGGAAAGAGAACATGCCAAAGAGTTGAGTAGGAAGAACGAAGAGATAAAAGTGAAAATATACGCCTTGAGTAGTCAAAAGATGGAGCTTGCTAGAACAATTCTGGAAATGAAATCGACCGTGGATATACTCAAAGATGAGCAGAAATTGATAGAATCCGCGTTTGAGGAGAAGCAGAATGAGCTCAGAATGATGCAGGAAAATGGGAGAAATTTGGTGAAAGGAGGATCTGAAAGAATAGCTTTAAGAGACAAACTTAAGCAGAAGGAAGCAGAGACAGAGGACTTAAAGCACCGTCTTGAAACCTCAGTTAACCGAGTAAGCATCGATGATCATCCAACCATATTAGATCAAATTGTGGTAGCAAATCGAGCAATGGAAATACAGAATAGAACTCAGAATGATAATccagaaaaagatgaaaagtcGCGCGACTCTTCGAAAGATGGAGAGGTTACAGCtgaaataaaagacaaaattagGACTAATGAGGAGCTAGGAAAGAAAAATGAAGACCCTCATCAAGATGATGGTAGTGCAGGTGCAAATGCAAAAGATATTGAAGCTGGAGTGGTGGAGGATAGAGGGAAGAAAGCAATCAGAGAAGAGAGTCAAGGACAATTACAGAGTATTGTAGATGGTGGAAGACATGATTTCAATGCGAAACAATTATCGGGTATGAAGAGGAAACATGGCCATTTAAGTAGAACAAAGGGGAGGCGATGGAGAACTGTTGTCAAGAATAAGTTGATGGAGAACAATGGGATTTTTGAAAGTCATGAAGAGGTAAACATGGGAGATAGAAAGGTTTATAGAGAGGAAAAGGATGGAACAGTTGGAAGAAACTCTGATGAGAAAAAAATCACAAGAGAGGATGAGGGAACAGACGGTAATAATCAAAGAGAAGCTGAATCAGTGGCCGAATTGTTGAAGATTGAAAACTATGATAATGAAGAAGATGGCATTAGCAATAATACAACAGTGGATAAGACTAATAACCAGGTGATAGAAGAGCGTGAAGACAGTTCTGTCCAGCAAAACTGGAGTGGAAGACGTATTAATAATTCTGGAGAAACAAAATCCAAAATCTTCAATGAAGAGCATGAAGAATTGGAGGTTTCTGGTGTACAAAAGCAAGACAAAGATGCTATTGATGGTGATGACGACGACAAAGAGGATAATAAGGATGATTTCTTGAACGAATCCCACCGTGAATTTGAGGATGAAAACGAGAAAGAAGAATACAAGGAGGAAATAGACGAGTCAGAGTTTCAGTTTGGTTTGTGA